In one window of Tumebacillus algifaecis DNA:
- the lonB gene encoding ATP-dependent protease LonB yields MSFTMILSLVQVFFAVVIGLYFWNQLKAQQNNRSAIESESKKELEKLRKMRAIALTEPLAEKTRPAKFEEIVGQADGIKALRAALCGPNPQHVIIYGPPGVGKTAAARLVLSEAKKNGVSPFGKEAKFIELDATTARFDERGIADPLIGSVHDPIYQGAGAMGMAGIPQPKPGAVTKAHGGMLFIDEIGELHPIQLNKLLKVLEDRKVFLESAYYSSEDNQIPSHIHDIFQNGLPADFRMIGATTRTADEIPPAIRSRCVEIFFRALKPDEIMSIVQTAAEKIQFEIEEGAVQTIAKYATNGREAVNVVQTSAGIALGESRKSILTADVEWVINCSQISPRPEKQVPDLPQIGFVNGLAVYGPNMGMLLEIEVTAAKSSERGKGTINITGVVEEEQTNGGARSTRRKSMAKGSVENVMTVLRRTMDVDPLDYDLHVNFPGGIPVDGPSAGVTMATAIYSAIKGIAVDNRIAMTGEVSIRGFVKPIGGVIAKIEAAKQAGATRVVIPKDNWQDIFKTFEGVEIIPVERIEQVIDLSLVLEEGPEKSALSASAPANMLTVPSVNLSNGMT; encoded by the coding sequence ATGAGTTTCACAATGATCCTGAGTCTGGTGCAAGTGTTTTTTGCTGTCGTCATCGGACTTTATTTTTGGAATCAGTTAAAAGCTCAGCAAAACAACCGCTCCGCCATCGAGAGCGAGTCCAAAAAAGAGCTGGAGAAACTCCGGAAGATGCGGGCGATCGCACTGACCGAACCGCTCGCGGAGAAAACGCGTCCAGCCAAGTTTGAAGAGATCGTAGGCCAAGCTGATGGGATCAAAGCATTGCGCGCCGCACTTTGCGGCCCGAATCCGCAGCATGTCATCATCTACGGACCGCCTGGCGTCGGCAAGACGGCAGCTGCGCGTCTCGTGCTTTCCGAAGCGAAGAAAAACGGGGTATCGCCGTTTGGAAAAGAAGCCAAGTTTATCGAATTGGATGCTACCACCGCCCGTTTCGATGAGCGGGGCATCGCCGACCCATTGATCGGTTCTGTACATGACCCGATCTACCAAGGTGCAGGCGCGATGGGTATGGCCGGGATTCCGCAGCCCAAACCGGGCGCTGTCACCAAAGCGCACGGCGGTATGCTGTTTATCGACGAGATCGGTGAACTCCACCCGATCCAACTAAATAAGCTGTTAAAAGTACTCGAAGACCGCAAAGTGTTTCTGGAGAGCGCGTATTACTCTTCGGAAGATAACCAGATCCCAAGCCATATTCACGACATTTTCCAAAACGGCCTGCCTGCAGACTTTCGCATGATCGGTGCAACCACTCGAACGGCGGATGAAATCCCTCCTGCGATTCGCTCGCGCTGCGTGGAAATTTTTTTCCGAGCGTTAAAACCGGATGAGATCATGTCGATCGTGCAGACGGCTGCCGAAAAGATTCAGTTTGAGATTGAGGAGGGAGCGGTGCAAACGATTGCCAAATACGCCACCAATGGCCGAGAAGCGGTCAATGTGGTGCAAACATCGGCGGGCATCGCGCTTGGAGAATCGCGCAAGAGCATCCTGACTGCCGATGTCGAGTGGGTGATCAACTGTTCACAGATCTCACCGCGCCCAGAAAAGCAGGTGCCTGACCTGCCGCAGATCGGGTTTGTCAACGGTCTTGCCGTCTACGGGCCGAACATGGGGATGCTGTTGGAGATCGAGGTGACAGCAGCCAAGTCCTCCGAACGGGGAAAAGGTACGATCAACATCACTGGAGTCGTCGAGGAGGAGCAAACCAACGGCGGTGCACGCAGCACCCGTCGTAAGTCGATGGCGAAAGGATCGGTTGAAAACGTGATGACCGTCTTGCGCCGCACGATGGACGTCGATCCGCTCGACTATGACCTCCACGTCAATTTCCCAGGTGGGATTCCGGTCGACGGCCCATCAGCGGGGGTGACGATGGCGACGGCGATCTATTCGGCGATCAAAGGCATCGCCGTAGACAACCGGATAGCGATGACCGGAGAAGTGTCGATTCGCGGCTTCGTCAAACCGATCGGCGGTGTGATTGCCAAGATTGAGGCGGCCAAGCAGGCCGGGGCAACCCGCGTGGTGATTCCTAAAGACAATTGGCAAGATATTTTCAAAACGTTCGAAGGTGTCGAGATCATTCCTGTCGAGCGGATCGAGCAGGTGATCGATCTGTCTTTGGTGCTGGAAGAAGGACCGGAAAAGAGCGCCCTGTCGGCAAGCGCTCCTGCCAATATGCTCACCGTGCCTTCAGTTAACCTGTCAAACGGAATGACATAA
- the lon gene encoding endopeptidase La yields the protein MGISTKRTLPLLPLRGLIVYPTMVMHFDVGRDVSVKAVERAMVGENLILLVSQVETHIDDPEPEDLFDVGTVAKVKQMLKLPNGTMRVIVEGLNRAKVTGYVETDDCYVVEVEELPEPADNDPETEALMRAVLHQFEQYIKISKKITQETLAAVTDIDEPGRLGDAIASHLTLKITDKQEILEAVDVKERLERLLKILSDEREVLELERKINQRVRKQMEKTQKEYYLREQMKAIQKELGDKEGRGGEAEELRELAAKKNLPEEVREKVEKEIDRLEKMPTTSAEGGVIRTYIDWILALPWTEEGEEDIDILRAEEILDEEHYGLEKIKERILEYLAVQKLVKKLKGPILCLAGPPGVGKTSLARSIAKALNRKFVRMSLGGVRDEAEIRGHRRTYVGAMPGRVIQGMKTAGENNPLFLLDEIDKMTSDFRGDPSSALLEVLDPEQNNTFSDHYIEMPYDLSKVMFITTANVLHNIPQPLMDRMEVISLSGYTEVEKLHIVKNHLLRKQLENHGLTPEQVEITDDTIYGVIRGYTREAGVRSLERQIASLCRKAAKQIVSGEAEHVTITPENLPDYLGGARFRHGLAEKEDQIGVVTGLAWTAVGGETLSIEATTYPGKGKLTLTGQLGDVMKESASAAFSYIRSRSESLGVDPNFLEKNDIHLHIPEGAIPKDGPSAGISMCTALVSQMTGVPVSREVAMTGEITLRGHVLPIGGVKEKCMAAHRAGIKKVLLPFENKKDIEDIPETVRAELQIVIVEHMDEVLKEALVPNK from the coding sequence ATGGGAATCAGTACAAAGCGCACACTTCCTTTGTTGCCGCTACGCGGACTTATCGTCTACCCCACAATGGTCATGCACTTTGACGTGGGGCGCGATGTATCGGTCAAAGCTGTGGAGCGGGCGATGGTTGGCGAAAATCTGATCCTCCTCGTCTCGCAGGTTGAAACACATATTGATGACCCAGAGCCGGAAGATCTGTTCGATGTTGGCACAGTAGCGAAGGTCAAACAGATGCTCAAGTTGCCCAACGGCACGATGCGCGTCATCGTAGAAGGCTTGAACCGAGCAAAGGTTACAGGCTATGTCGAGACCGACGATTGCTATGTCGTCGAAGTGGAGGAGCTGCCGGAGCCGGCCGATAACGACCCGGAGACGGAAGCGCTGATGCGTGCAGTCCTGCATCAGTTTGAACAATATATCAAGATCTCCAAGAAGATCACCCAAGAGACGCTGGCTGCGGTTACCGATATTGACGAGCCAGGGCGATTGGGCGATGCGATTGCGTCGCACTTGACGCTCAAGATCACCGACAAACAGGAAATTCTTGAAGCGGTCGATGTGAAAGAGCGTTTGGAGCGGCTTTTGAAAATTCTCTCCGATGAGCGTGAAGTGCTGGAATTGGAGCGCAAGATCAACCAGCGCGTTCGCAAGCAGATGGAGAAAACGCAGAAGGAATATTACCTGCGCGAACAGATGAAGGCGATCCAGAAAGAACTGGGCGACAAAGAAGGCCGCGGCGGCGAAGCAGAAGAGCTGCGCGAGCTGGCAGCCAAGAAGAACTTGCCTGAAGAAGTGCGCGAGAAGGTTGAAAAAGAGATCGACCGTCTGGAAAAAATGCCGACCACGTCTGCAGAAGGCGGCGTGATCCGCACTTATATCGACTGGATTTTGGCCCTGCCCTGGACCGAGGAAGGGGAAGAAGATATCGACATCTTGCGCGCCGAAGAGATTCTCGATGAGGAGCATTACGGCCTTGAGAAGATCAAAGAGCGCATCCTCGAATACCTCGCCGTGCAAAAGCTGGTCAAAAAACTCAAAGGCCCGATCCTTTGCCTCGCCGGACCTCCCGGTGTCGGGAAAACGTCGTTGGCACGCTCGATCGCCAAAGCCTTAAATCGCAAATTTGTCCGGATGTCGCTTGGCGGCGTACGCGATGAAGCGGAAATCCGCGGCCATCGCAGAACGTATGTCGGTGCGATGCCAGGTCGTGTGATCCAAGGCATGAAAACGGCAGGCGAGAACAACCCGCTGTTCCTGCTCGACGAGATTGACAAGATGACATCCGATTTCCGTGGCGATCCGTCTTCCGCACTGTTGGAAGTGCTCGACCCGGAGCAAAACAACACGTTTAGCGATCATTACATAGAAATGCCGTACGACTTATCCAAGGTCATGTTCATCACAACGGCTAACGTGTTGCATAACATTCCCCAGCCTTTGATGGATCGGATGGAAGTGATTTCGCTATCCGGTTACACCGAAGTGGAGAAATTGCACATCGTCAAGAATCACCTGCTGCGTAAACAGTTGGAAAATCACGGACTGACTCCTGAGCAGGTGGAGATTACCGATGACACGATCTATGGAGTGATCCGCGGCTATACCCGTGAGGCTGGTGTGCGCAGCTTGGAGCGTCAGATCGCTTCGCTATGCCGTAAAGCTGCGAAACAGATCGTGTCGGGGGAAGCGGAACATGTGACGATCACGCCAGAGAACTTGCCAGATTATCTCGGCGGTGCTCGATTCCGTCATGGCCTGGCCGAAAAAGAGGATCAGATCGGCGTTGTGACCGGATTGGCGTGGACAGCAGTCGGCGGCGAAACGCTGTCGATCGAAGCGACCACCTATCCTGGCAAAGGCAAGCTGACTTTGACCGGCCAGCTCGGCGATGTGATGAAAGAGTCGGCATCAGCAGCCTTCTCCTACATCCGCTCGCGTTCGGAATCGCTTGGTGTCGATCCGAATTTCCTTGAGAAAAATGACATCCACCTGCACATCCCGGAAGGTGCGATCCCTAAAGATGGTCCTTCTGCCGGTATCTCGATGTGCACGGCGCTCGTTTCGCAAATGACAGGTGTTCCGGTCTCTCGCGAAGTGGCGATGACAGGTGAGATCACTTTGCGCGGTCATGTTTTGCCGATCGGCGGAGTCAAGGAAAAGTGCATGGCTGCACATCGCGCAGGAATCAAGAAAGTGCTCCTGCCATTTGAGAACAAAAAAGACATTGAAGACATTCCGGAAACGGTCCGTGCAGAGCTGCAGATCGTGATCGTGGAACATATGGATGAAGTGTTGAAAGAAGCGTTGGTGCCTAACAAATGA
- the yihA gene encoding ribosome biogenesis GTP-binding protein YihA/YsxC: MMIREAKFIISAVKPHQYPEGDLPEIALAGRSNVGKSSLINRLLHRRGLARTSGTPGKTQQLNYYLLNEDMYLVDLPGYGFAKVPKDVKAQWGKMIGTYLDQRENLKLVMQLIDIRHAPSKEDVEMYQYLAHYARPHAIIVTKADKVARGQYQKHIKVIRETLNVLPGTPIILTSADSGLGKQEVWDLVAKHIGVEEIIAPSG, encoded by the coding sequence ATGATGATTCGGGAAGCAAAATTCATTATTTCCGCTGTAAAACCACACCAATATCCGGAAGGTGACCTGCCCGAAATTGCGCTGGCAGGTCGCTCCAATGTTGGGAAATCTTCGTTGATCAATCGGCTGTTGCATCGCCGTGGATTGGCGCGCACCTCGGGGACCCCGGGCAAGACGCAGCAGTTGAACTATTACTTGCTCAATGAAGACATGTACTTAGTAGACTTGCCCGGCTACGGATTTGCCAAAGTGCCAAAGGATGTCAAAGCCCAGTGGGGCAAGATGATTGGTACGTACCTCGACCAGCGGGAGAATTTAAAGCTGGTCATGCAGCTGATCGACATACGTCACGCGCCTTCGAAAGAAGACGTAGAGATGTATCAGTATTTGGCTCACTACGCTCGTCCGCATGCGATCATCGTCACGAAAGCAGACAAAGTTGCACGCGGGCAATACCAGAAACACATCAAGGTCATTCGCGAAACGCTGAATGTCCTACCTGGCACGCCGATCATTCTCACTTCGGCTGACAGCGGACTTGGCAAACAAGAAGTCTGGGATCTGGTCGCCAAGCACATTGGCGTTGAAGAAATCATCGCACCCTCCGGTTGA
- a CDS encoding DUF4097 family beta strand repeat-containing protein encodes MKLHKSWGYALIVFGLVLMTGAVGRLLHLDDGLAAHVGQHYIEDSVQLGQDMEQFGEEMDRFGRSMEQLAEGYHDGHLITDTGEETFELANIKKIRLENNVGQIKVTADAKATKATLKFIKKLNTNEAKSEAEAKLKQVAIDVNTTDGEILHVQASQYYSNSWMKQFRVDYELIVPPTMAIELNTKVSDITTVGMLSDLSVEANVAKIDIDGFKGKLSVKNNTGAISIKGGQEIKEVEVSSNVGALTLQLPEKANLNVDAKTNVGALDSEFQLNERRIGPSKSVQGKIGSGGGQVTLSTNTGAISIVKQK; translated from the coding sequence ATGAAACTGCATAAAAGTTGGGGCTATGCGCTGATCGTTTTCGGCCTGGTCTTGATGACCGGTGCGGTGGGTAGGTTGCTTCATCTCGATGACGGTCTGGCCGCACATGTGGGACAGCATTACATCGAAGACTCGGTGCAGCTTGGTCAAGACATGGAGCAGTTCGGTGAAGAGATGGATCGGTTTGGCCGGAGCATGGAACAGTTGGCCGAGGGCTATCACGACGGGCACCTGATTACCGATACGGGTGAAGAAACGTTCGAACTGGCCAACATCAAGAAGATTCGCTTGGAGAACAACGTAGGTCAGATCAAAGTGACTGCTGACGCCAAGGCTACCAAAGCAACGCTGAAATTTATCAAAAAGCTGAACACGAACGAAGCAAAGTCTGAGGCAGAAGCGAAGCTCAAGCAGGTAGCGATCGATGTCAACACAACCGACGGCGAAATCCTTCATGTGCAGGCTAGTCAATACTACTCCAACTCTTGGATGAAGCAGTTTCGCGTCGATTATGAGTTGATCGTGCCGCCGACGATGGCGATTGAGCTGAATACGAAAGTTAGCGATATCACCACCGTCGGGATGCTTAGCGATCTGAGCGTAGAAGCAAACGTTGCCAAGATCGACATCGACGGCTTTAAAGGAAAGTTGAGCGTCAAGAACAACACGGGCGCGATCTCGATTAAAGGTGGTCAGGAGATCAAGGAAGTGGAGGTCAGCTCCAACGTAGGTGCGTTGACTCTGCAACTGCCGGAGAAAGCGAATCTGAATGTCGATGCGAAGACGAACGTCGGTGCTCTCGACTCCGAGTTTCAACTGAACGAGCGTCGGATCGGTCCGAGCAAGTCGGTGCAAGGAAAGATTGGCAGCGGCGGAGGGCAGGTGACGTTGAGCACCAATACTGGCGCGATCTCAATTGTGAAACAAAAGTAG
- a CDS encoding DMT family transporter: MRKNVAADLVLLGVTFSWGATFVLVKEAVDKMPPFTFLGVRFLFAALILGLIMVLFFRDTVKGMTKQLWVVGSWIGLLLFGGYALQTFGLLYTTASNAGFITGLSVVMVPIFAYWFLRQRLKRNAVIGVIVATIGLAFLSLTQFQVNLGDLLVFFCAICYGLHIICIGKYTTRFHALPFAFVQILSCGLFNMIGGFLFEDVSASFSADVLFDLTVFSALLICSVIATAFAFVAQNQFQKFTTPTRTALIFAMEPVFAALTGYLWAGDRLGTLQVIGCLCILGGMLIAELGGGQEEVGQKDTSYA, from the coding sequence ATGAGAAAAAACGTAGCGGCCGACCTCGTGCTGCTCGGGGTAACATTTTCCTGGGGAGCCACCTTTGTCTTGGTCAAAGAAGCGGTGGACAAAATGCCGCCGTTCACCTTCCTAGGCGTGCGTTTTTTGTTTGCCGCCTTGATCTTAGGGCTGATCATGGTGCTGTTTTTCCGTGACACCGTCAAGGGGATGACCAAACAACTGTGGGTGGTGGGCTCTTGGATTGGCTTGCTGCTCTTCGGCGGGTATGCGCTGCAAACGTTTGGTCTGCTCTACACCACGGCGTCCAACGCCGGATTTATCACCGGGCTGTCGGTGGTGATGGTGCCTATTTTTGCCTATTGGTTTCTGCGCCAACGTTTAAAGCGCAATGCCGTAATCGGCGTGATCGTGGCGACGATCGGCTTAGCGTTCCTGTCGCTCACCCAGTTTCAGGTCAACTTGGGCGATCTCCTCGTCTTTTTCTGTGCCATCTGCTATGGGCTACACATTATATGTATCGGCAAATATACAACACGTTTTCATGCGCTTCCATTTGCATTTGTACAGATTTTGTCCTGTGGCTTGTTCAACATGATCGGCGGCTTTTTGTTCGAAGATGTAAGCGCATCATTCAGTGCGGACGTGCTGTTCGATCTCACCGTTTTCTCTGCGCTGTTGATCTGCTCGGTAATCGCCACCGCCTTCGCTTTTGTGGCGCAAAATCAATTCCAGAAATTTACCACACCGACACGCACCGCTTTGATTTTTGCGATGGAGCCAGTATTTGCTGCCTTGACTGGGTATCTGTGGGCGGGGGACCGACTTGGCACCTTGCAGGTGATCGGATGTCTGTGCATCTTAGGTGGCATGCTGATCGCAGAGTTGGGTGGCGGACAGGAAGAAGTAGGACAAAAAGACACCTCTTACGCTTAG
- a CDS encoding ABC transporter permease: MRTNLLTRGAKTPDHAAFLRKKRLTSIVIVSVQLLIAIALLLFWELGARQGMVNAFLFSQPSKVWTQLLSMLSDGTLLHHTWITVWETVVGFLLGTAAGTLLAVVIWASPLLARIFDPYLVIFNSMPKVALGPIFIVAFGQGFLSIVMMALAISVVITTIVVYTAFRDVDSNMIKLVRSFGGTRWQVFQKVVFPAALPTILSTLKVNVGLSWVGVIVGEFLVAKAGLGYLIIYGFQVFNLTLVMLALFVIVIVSTIMYHAVSYFEKRSLKWRN, encoded by the coding sequence ATGCGGACTAACCTCTTGACCCGTGGCGCGAAGACTCCTGACCATGCGGCCTTTCTACGCAAAAAACGGCTGACCTCGATTGTGATCGTCAGCGTCCAACTCTTGATCGCGATCGCCTTACTCCTGTTTTGGGAACTTGGCGCTCGCCAAGGAATGGTCAATGCCTTTCTATTCTCCCAACCATCTAAAGTCTGGACACAGCTCTTGTCCATGCTCAGCGATGGGACGCTTCTCCATCACACGTGGATCACCGTTTGGGAGACGGTCGTCGGCTTCCTGCTCGGCACTGCGGCAGGCACATTGCTCGCCGTCGTCATCTGGGCCTCGCCGCTGCTGGCACGGATTTTCGACCCCTATCTCGTCATCTTTAACTCGATGCCGAAAGTAGCGCTCGGCCCCATTTTTATCGTGGCCTTTGGGCAAGGATTCCTCTCCATCGTGATGATGGCGCTGGCAATCTCCGTGGTAATCACAACGATTGTCGTCTACACCGCGTTTCGAGATGTCGATTCGAACATGATCAAGTTGGTGCGGTCGTTTGGCGGAACGCGCTGGCAGGTGTTTCAAAAGGTCGTCTTTCCAGCGGCACTGCCAACGATTTTGTCCACACTCAAAGTGAATGTCGGACTGTCTTGGGTCGGCGTGATCGTCGGCGAATTTCTCGTCGCTAAGGCTGGGCTTGGCTACCTGATCATCTACGGGTTCCAAGTGTTCAACCTCACCCTCGTCATGCTAGCCTTGTTCGTGATCGTGATCGTCTCGACGATCATGTACCACGCTGTATCCTATTTCGAAAAACGCTCGTTGAAATGGCGCAACTAA
- a CDS encoding ABC transporter ATP-binding protein, whose protein sequence is MTAISFAGVGQKYITVAGETLALRGIEFLVEEGELIGLVGPSGCGKSTILSLIAGLLLPTQGEVRVFAELVHSPSPDVGYMLQQDYLLPWRTIHDNILLGLEIQGKKTKANMEQALRLLHEMGLAHAADQHPHQLSGGMRQRVALVRTLTANPQVILLDEPFSALDYQIKLQLEELIQSTLKEKRLTGVLVTHDLGEAIAMCDRVFVMSKNPGTIKSVYPIPEEIRDLSPFAAREHPEFHALFRQVWRDLQDAD, encoded by the coding sequence TTGACAGCGATCTCATTTGCGGGGGTGGGTCAGAAATATATCACCGTTGCTGGTGAAACGCTTGCGCTTCGAGGGATCGAGTTTCTAGTCGAGGAAGGCGAACTGATCGGATTGGTCGGTCCGAGCGGCTGCGGCAAGAGCACGATCCTCTCGCTGATCGCAGGACTGCTCTTGCCCACGCAAGGAGAGGTGCGCGTCTTCGCAGAGCTGGTGCATAGTCCCTCCCCCGACGTTGGCTACATGTTACAACAGGACTACTTGCTACCCTGGCGCACGATCCACGACAACATCCTGCTCGGCTTGGAGATTCAAGGCAAAAAGACCAAAGCAAACATGGAGCAGGCGCTCCGTTTGCTCCACGAGATGGGTCTCGCTCATGCGGCCGATCAGCACCCGCACCAACTCTCCGGCGGTATGCGACAGCGCGTGGCGCTCGTGCGGACGCTGACGGCGAACCCACAAGTGATCTTGCTCGACGAGCCGTTTTCGGCGCTCGACTATCAGATCAAATTGCAGCTCGAAGAACTGATCCAAAGCACGCTCAAGGAAAAACGGCTGACTGGAGTCCTCGTCACACACGACTTGGGCGAAGCGATCGCCATGTGCGACCGCGTGTTCGTGATGAGCAAAAATCCGGGCACGATCAAAAGCGTGTATCCGATCCCCGAAGAGATTCGCGATCTTTCCCCGTTTGCAGCGCGGGAACACCCCGAATTCCATGCACTGTTTCGACAAGTCTGGAGGGATTTGCAAGATGCGGACTAA
- a CDS encoding ABC transporter substrate-binding protein yields the protein MKKWSQFATLGILTAALTLTACSPNKDSSNEALQTVRVSEVIRSIFYAPQYVAIEKGYFKEEGLDIQLDTAWGGDKAMTRLLADQADIALIGAETTVYVQQQGATDPVVNFAQVTQRDGSFVIARTKIDKWDWSMLKGKSLIGSRKGSMPEMVSEYVQKKNGLQPFTDVNIIQNISFDNQATAFSSGTGDFLQAFEPSGAILEKAGQGHVVAAFGEDSGKLPYTVYMTKSSTIKSAPATIQKFTNAVQKAQNFVHASQPELVAAVIAPYFEGVAPEILTAVVKRYQATDGWAKDPLIDQEEFDNMKAIMKDAGELKADVKYEELVNTTFAKKAKAK from the coding sequence ATGAAAAAATGGAGTCAGTTTGCTACGCTTGGCATTTTGACGGCCGCGCTCACTTTGACAGCTTGTAGCCCGAACAAAGACAGCTCGAACGAAGCATTACAAACCGTTCGCGTGTCAGAAGTCATTCGCTCGATCTTCTACGCGCCGCAATATGTGGCGATCGAAAAAGGCTACTTCAAAGAAGAAGGGCTCGACATCCAACTGGATACCGCCTGGGGCGGTGACAAAGCGATGACTCGCCTTTTGGCCGACCAAGCGGACATCGCACTGATTGGCGCCGAGACGACCGTCTACGTGCAACAGCAAGGTGCGACCGACCCTGTCGTCAACTTCGCACAGGTCACTCAGCGCGACGGTTCCTTTGTGATCGCCAGAACCAAAATTGACAAGTGGGACTGGTCGATGCTCAAAGGCAAAAGTTTGATCGGTTCGCGCAAAGGCTCGATGCCGGAGATGGTGTCCGAATACGTCCAGAAGAAAAATGGCCTGCAGCCGTTCACCGACGTCAACATCATCCAAAACATCAGCTTCGACAATCAGGCGACCGCCTTCTCGTCTGGAACCGGGGATTTCTTGCAAGCGTTCGAACCAAGCGGGGCGATTTTGGAAAAAGCGGGGCAAGGCCATGTTGTCGCCGCCTTTGGTGAAGATTCTGGCAAACTACCCTATACGGTATACATGACCAAATCCAGCACGATCAAGTCCGCTCCGGCGACCATCCAAAAGTTCACCAACGCCGTTCAAAAAGCACAAAACTTCGTCCACGCTTCCCAGCCTGAGCTGGTCGCCGCGGTCATCGCCCCTTATTTTGAGGGTGTCGCTCCCGAAATTCTGACCGCTGTCGTCAAACGCTACCAAGCGACGGACGGCTGGGCCAAAGACCCGCTGATCGACCAAGAGGAATTTGACAACATGAAAGCGATCATGAAAGACGCGGGCGAATTGAAAGCGGACGTCAAGTACGAAGAGCTGGTCAACACCACTTTCGCAAAAAAAGCGAAGGCAAAATAG
- the hemA gene encoding glutamyl-tRNA reductase codes for MYIMVVGLNFRSAPVEIRERFALPAVGLEEAISRLKRSGRISEVVLVSTCNRTEVYAVAEERINGQDEIYSFLSEMSGVSRQAFLPHLYQYGEIDAVRHLFRVVSGLDSMVLGETQILGQVRQAFLFAQKEQATGTIFNYLFRRAVTVAKRAHSETKIGENAVSVSYAAVELAKKIFESLDHKTVLVIGAGKMSELTAKHLNANGATKVLVVNRTYDRAKELADKFQGKALDLNSLDLALKEADIVVSSTGAEGYVVTKEHVQATMKHRRHRPLFLIDIAVPRDLDPEMSKIDNVFLYDIDDLEGVIKINMRERQKEAEKVGEIIGEELGTFKMWMNQQEAIPLIHKLREKAQAAQANLMHNLLNKMPNLSEKEVHTVNKLTNAMVNQLLHEPMKQVKEMAGERDADLYLEAFTRIFGLEDEQNEQRKTNQGEVRQMTTVIAAATRQIEQSRQEEAASSGAKRSLLSRLGSR; via the coding sequence ATGTACATCATGGTCGTGGGGCTGAATTTCCGGTCGGCTCCTGTCGAGATTCGCGAGCGGTTCGCCCTCCCGGCCGTAGGTCTGGAGGAAGCGATCTCACGTCTGAAGCGAAGCGGCCGAATTTCAGAAGTCGTGTTGGTCTCGACCTGCAACCGCACTGAGGTGTATGCTGTGGCGGAAGAACGGATCAACGGACAAGATGAGATTTATTCTTTTTTGAGCGAAATGTCAGGTGTGTCGCGCCAAGCTTTTTTGCCGCACTTGTACCAGTATGGAGAAATCGATGCGGTGCGCCATCTGTTTCGCGTCGTCTCCGGTCTTGATTCGATGGTGCTCGGCGAGACACAAATTTTGGGACAAGTTCGGCAGGCCTTCCTGTTTGCGCAGAAAGAGCAGGCGACCGGGACGATTTTTAACTATTTGTTCCGCCGGGCCGTCACGGTGGCGAAACGTGCGCACTCGGAGACGAAGATCGGGGAGAATGCCGTTTCGGTTTCGTATGCGGCGGTTGAGCTTGCTAAGAAAATTTTTGAATCGCTCGATCATAAGACGGTGCTGGTCATCGGTGCTGGTAAGATGAGCGAATTGACGGCTAAACATTTGAACGCAAACGGTGCAACCAAAGTGTTGGTGGTAAACCGGACCTATGACCGTGCGAAAGAACTGGCCGATAAGTTCCAAGGAAAGGCGCTCGATCTTAATTCGCTCGATCTAGCGTTGAAAGAAGCGGATATCGTCGTTTCCTCCACCGGGGCAGAAGGCTATGTGGTGACCAAAGAGCATGTGCAGGCGACGATGAAACACCGCCGTCACCGACCGCTGTTCTTAATCGATATTGCCGTTCCGCGCGATTTGGACCCGGAGATGAGCAAGATCGACAACGTGTTTCTTTATGATATTGACGACCTGGAAGGGGTCATCAAAATCAATATGCGAGAGCGCCAAAAGGAAGCAGAAAAGGTTGGCGAGATCATCGGTGAGGAGCTGGGGACGTTTAAAATGTGGATGAACCAACAGGAAGCGATTCCGTTGATTCATAAGCTGCGTGAGAAAGCGCAAGCGGCACAAGCGAACCTGATGCACAATCTGCTCAACAAAATGCCGAACCTCTCCGAAAAAGAAGTGCACACGGTCAACAAACTGACCAATGCGATGGTCAACCAGCTCCTCCATGAGCCGATGAAGCAAGTCAAAGAAATGGCTGGCGAGCGCGATGCCGACCTGTATCTGGAAGCGTTCACACGCATCTTCGGTCTGGAGGACGAGCAAAACGAGCAACGAAAAACAAATCAGGGCGAAGTGCGGCAGATGACGACCGTCATCGCGGCGGCAACCCGGCAGATCGAACAGTCCCGCCAAGAGGAAGCTGCATCGTCAGGGGCCAAACGCTCGCTTCTCTCCCGCTTAGGCTCGCGATGA